One Luteibacter sp. 9135 DNA segment encodes these proteins:
- a CDS encoding secretin and TonB N-terminal domain-containing protein, with product MARSVFALVACMVLLASSGAVAQVGRPSESPQGTAETHASARFDIDEQSLASALRAFGEQSGIAVLFDDALVAGRLSRGVHGTASPHDALRILLLGTGLGARFSSTNAFTVTADATAPTPGVPDAPAMARDGSPSLGQGDAFLIQASIAQALCARHDTRPGGFRLALQLWIDGSGTVERASALAPSDDPARDRRVLAAVRSVRLPPRLSGMSPVTVLLVPSPASNEPCRGVRAGED from the coding sequence TTGGCACGCAGCGTTTTCGCGCTCGTCGCGTGCATGGTCCTGCTCGCGTCGTCCGGTGCGGTCGCGCAGGTGGGCAGGCCGTCCGAATCACCCCAGGGGACGGCAGAAACGCATGCGTCAGCGCGCTTCGACATCGACGAACAGTCCCTCGCCAGTGCCCTGCGCGCCTTCGGCGAACAGAGCGGCATTGCCGTGCTGTTCGACGACGCGCTGGTCGCGGGCCGCCTCAGTCGGGGTGTGCACGGGACGGCGAGCCCGCACGATGCGTTACGTATCCTCCTGCTGGGCACCGGCCTGGGTGCACGTTTCTCATCGACGAATGCCTTCACCGTGACCGCCGACGCGACAGCCCCGACGCCTGGGGTGCCCGATGCGCCCGCGATGGCACGGGACGGCTCGCCCTCGCTCGGCCAGGGCGATGCCTTCCTGATCCAGGCGAGCATCGCCCAGGCCTTGTGCGCAAGGCACGACACCCGCCCGGGTGGCTTCCGCCTCGCCTTGCAGCTGTGGATCGACGGCTCCGGGACCGTGGAACGGGCATCCGCGCTCGCGCCTTCCGACGATCCCGCGCGAGATCGCCGGGTACTGGCCGCGGTGCGCTCGGTGCGTCTACCGCCCCGGTTGTCCGGCATGAGCCCGGTGACCGTGCTGCTCGTGCCTTCCCCCGCGTCGAACGAACCCTGCCGCGGCGTCCGCGCGGGGGAGGATTGA
- the gspD gene encoding type II secretion system secretin GspD, giving the protein MLKSPLIGATALAVALAGCQSLPQPRDDGSLQREAMAGTELPAPRPRIAPSNNPSSPASTQPQITTGTGQFVRPVGLAKPRPVAAGTGTVTFNFENQPVEAVVKAILGDLLHENYSITPGVQGNVSFSTSQPVTAEQALPILETLLSWTNNALVHSNGRYVVVPAKDAVAGNLVPSLGANAPAGGLQARLFPLHYISATEMQKLIKPFARPDATLLADPTRNVIVMAGTPSELDNYQRTVATFDVDWLRGMSVGVFSLQRAEVKDLTPMLDKLFGDKGNTPMAGLLRFIPIERTNSLVVISPQPAYLEEVRSWIDRIDHGGGNEPQLYVYDVRNVQASDLADYLSDIYGGGSGGGGSSDRGGKVGPGLTSGSLGGGDNDLGNRGGSGLGSNTGSFGNSSGSSSGSSGLINTTGGLGGGSYGSNGGSSFGGGSSMGSGGGSGLGDDDNTSSRRQRNGPITTDDGVRITSVDSNNQLMVRCRPAQWAEIEQAIKRLDAVPLQVQIETRILEVALTGEFQFGVQWYLEGLVGSTNGQPTQPGNKQQWALGNGGASYGGESFFYSFVNNNISVALRAMETSGNTKTLSAPSLVVLNNQKAHIQVGDQIPITQTYINTNANSDNTIGQLEYKDTGVILNVRPRVNPGGLVYLNINQVVSAPGQKDTATGNFPIQQREVATQVAVQSGQTVLLGGLIKQDEGVTDTGIPGLNRIPVFGRLFGSTTRSRNRTELIVLITPRVITNGDEAKQVTDEYQRKFESLRPYRGDTPTSGTTRTGNGEPTVTVPLHP; this is encoded by the coding sequence ATGCTCAAAAGTCCCCTGATCGGCGCCACGGCGCTCGCGGTCGCACTTGCCGGATGCCAGTCGCTGCCGCAACCGCGTGATGATGGATCGTTGCAGCGCGAAGCCATGGCCGGTACGGAACTGCCTGCCCCGCGGCCGCGCATCGCGCCGTCGAACAATCCTTCCTCGCCGGCCAGCACCCAGCCGCAGATCACCACCGGCACGGGCCAGTTCGTCCGCCCGGTGGGCCTGGCCAAACCCCGGCCGGTCGCCGCGGGCACGGGTACGGTCACTTTCAATTTCGAGAACCAGCCGGTGGAGGCGGTGGTCAAGGCCATCCTGGGCGACCTGCTGCACGAGAACTACTCGATCACCCCGGGCGTGCAGGGCAACGTGTCCTTCTCCACCTCGCAGCCGGTGACGGCCGAGCAGGCGCTGCCGATCCTGGAAACGCTGCTGTCCTGGACCAACAACGCGCTGGTGCACAGCAACGGCCGTTACGTGGTGGTGCCCGCGAAGGACGCCGTGGCCGGCAACCTCGTGCCCAGCCTGGGCGCCAACGCGCCGGCCGGCGGCCTGCAGGCGCGGCTGTTCCCGCTGCACTACATCTCGGCTACCGAGATGCAGAAGCTGATCAAGCCGTTCGCGCGGCCGGACGCCACGTTGCTGGCCGATCCGACGCGCAATGTCATCGTCATGGCCGGCACGCCTTCCGAGTTGGACAACTACCAGCGCACCGTGGCCACGTTCGACGTGGACTGGCTGCGCGGCATGTCGGTGGGCGTGTTCAGCCTGCAACGCGCGGAGGTCAAGGACCTCACGCCCATGCTCGACAAGCTGTTCGGCGACAAGGGCAACACGCCCATGGCCGGCCTGCTGCGCTTCATCCCGATCGAGCGGACCAACTCGCTGGTGGTGATCAGCCCGCAGCCGGCGTACCTCGAGGAAGTCCGCAGCTGGATCGACCGCATCGACCACGGCGGCGGCAACGAGCCGCAGCTGTATGTCTACGACGTGCGCAACGTGCAGGCCTCCGATCTGGCCGATTACCTTTCCGACATCTACGGCGGCGGCTCCGGTGGGGGCGGTTCGAGCGACCGCGGCGGCAAGGTGGGCCCCGGCCTGACCTCCGGCTCGCTGGGCGGGGGAGATAACGACCTGGGCAACCGCGGCGGCTCGGGCCTGGGCAGCAACACCGGCTCGTTCGGCAACAGCTCGGGTTCGTCGTCGGGCTCGTCGGGCCTGATCAACACCACCGGCGGACTGGGCGGCGGCTCGTATGGATCGAATGGCGGCTCCAGCTTCGGCGGCGGCAGTTCGATGGGTTCGGGCGGCGGCAGCGGCCTCGGCGACGACGACAACACGTCGTCGCGCCGCCAGCGCAACGGGCCGATCACCACGGATGACGGCGTGCGGATCACCTCGGTGGATTCGAACAACCAGCTGATGGTCCGTTGCCGTCCGGCCCAGTGGGCCGAGATCGAGCAGGCGATCAAGCGCCTGGACGCCGTGCCGCTGCAGGTGCAGATCGAGACGCGCATCCTCGAGGTGGCGCTGACCGGCGAGTTCCAGTTCGGCGTGCAGTGGTACCTGGAAGGCCTGGTCGGGTCGACCAACGGCCAGCCCACGCAGCCGGGCAACAAGCAGCAGTGGGCGCTGGGCAACGGTGGCGCCAGCTACGGCGGCGAGAGTTTCTTCTACTCCTTCGTCAACAACAATATCTCCGTGGCACTTCGTGCGATGGAAACCAGCGGCAACACCAAGACGCTGTCCGCGCCGTCGCTGGTGGTGCTGAACAACCAGAAGGCGCATATCCAGGTCGGCGACCAGATTCCCATCACGCAGACCTATATCAACACCAACGCCAACTCCGATAACACCATCGGCCAGCTGGAGTACAAGGACACCGGCGTGATCCTCAACGTGCGTCCGCGCGTGAATCCCGGTGGCCTGGTGTACCTCAACATCAACCAGGTGGTGAGCGCGCCCGGCCAGAAGGACACCGCCACGGGCAACTTCCCGATCCAGCAGCGCGAGGTGGCCACCCAGGTGGCCGTACAGAGCGGGCAGACGGTGTTGCTGGGTGGCCTGATCAAGCAGGACGAGGGCGTGACCGACACCGGCATTCCCGGCCTGAATCGCATTCCCGTCTTCGGCCGTCTGTTTGGCTCCACCACGCGCAGCCGCAACCGCACCGAGCTGATCGTGCTGATCACGCCGCGCGTCATCACCAATGGCGACGAAGCCAAGCAGGTGACGGACGAATACCAGCGCAAGTTCGAATCGCTGCGCCCGTATCGGGGTGATACGCCCACGTCGGGAACGACCCGGACCGGTAACGGCGAGCCGACGGTGACCGTGCCTCTGCATCCGTAG